Proteins encoded by one window of Lutibacter sp. A64:
- a CDS encoding glycoside hydrolase family 43 protein: MMFMPVFAQQPNPPGQVKEGGKPKNEAYLFAHMTNQDYGRLYYSVSKDGLHWQNLNDGKRVFEDYQGHPDIVKGPQGKYYIAGNTSDSSPDINIWVSEDLISWKKYSVYTPDLKATSGYAEALQRIGAPKLFYDDDSSQFIMTWHTPHKEGSKEDPESYWASQRTLYVLSKDLKTFEGPPQRLFDWDLGTIDVIIRKIDGSYYAILKDETYPTLYWPTGKTIRIARSGSLLGPYSLPQDPISPNFREAPTLIPSPDGDNWYLYYEQYPGVSYGLSISDNLNGPWYQASGYTFFSDWDKYSLPSKVRHGCMITISNEEYNSLVSEFGISQEIEKN; this comes from the coding sequence TGCGCAACAACCTAATCCTCCAGGACAGGTGAAAGAAGGAGGAAAACCTAAAAATGAGGCCTACTTGTTTGCACATATGACAAATCAGGACTATGGAAGGCTATATTATTCTGTATCCAAAGATGGTTTGCATTGGCAGAACTTAAATGATGGAAAACGAGTTTTTGAAGATTATCAAGGACATCCTGATATTGTAAAAGGACCACAAGGAAAATACTATATAGCTGGGAATACTAGTGATTCTTCACCAGACATAAACATTTGGGTTTCTGAAGATCTGATCTCTTGGAAAAAGTATTCAGTTTACACGCCAGATCTAAAGGCAACGTCTGGCTATGCAGAAGCATTACAGCGCATTGGCGCGCCAAAACTTTTTTATGACGATGACTCTTCTCAATTTATTATGACCTGGCATACACCTCATAAAGAAGGATCTAAAGAAGATCCTGAAAGTTACTGGGCAAGCCAACGTACACTTTATGTTTTGTCTAAAGATCTTAAGACTTTTGAAGGGCCTCCTCAGCGACTTTTTGATTGGGATTTGGGTACTATTGATGTTATTATCAGAAAAATTGATGGTAGTTATTATGCGATTTTAAAAGATGAAACCTATCCTACACTTTATTGGCCAACAGGAAAAACAATTCGGATTGCCAGATCTGGTTCTTTATTGGGACCATATTCCCTTCCTCAAGATCCTATAAGTCCAAATTTTAGGGAAGCGCCAACCTTAATTCCTTCACCAGATGGAGATAATTGGTATTTATATTATGAGCAATATCCAGGTGTGTCTTATGGACTTTCGATCTCAGATAACTTAAATGGCCCGTGGTATCAGGCATCAGGTTATACTTTTTTTAGTGATTGGGATAAATATAGTTTACCATCGAAAGTTAGACATGGTTGTATGATTACGATTTCAAATGAGGAATATAATAGTTTGGTTAGTGAATTTGGAATTTCACAAGAAATAGAAAAAAATTAG
- a CDS encoding sugar-binding protein, whose translation MKYLQKSIIIMYGICVLSCSADQSLESDNPIDPENPYSEIETEDPVPGIRIAWDYTTQTQISKENELSYNGYARLIQLSDESLLVTYESNGNVLVKRSNDLGSSWSEAIYVATYNEGVNMATPDLLLLENGNVLLCYNPRPGETAAISKRFLIKTILSTDGGMTWDDDQIVYEGDTKFENGVWEPTLLQLPSGEIQLLFSNENIYQSTNEQNISVLRSTDNGITWTKEPEIASFRSGSRDGMPSPIYLQNKNEIVYSIEDNGSNNEFKPYIIRNSISENWSQIVGGNSENRSYALKEPIEDSEHAGAPYLAQLLTSETLLSYQGTENRNGNSLNNAEMRVAIGDDSVKNFDRITTPFIIPENSSSLWNSIAVLKDNSVVASTTTNAFSSTKSAEVWMIKGFIIPELEVENASVLIDGEILEDVWLYDFPILIAHKGETQLKANILSDANYLYVITKVLDKVISSTSANINNNDGSIIYLDPLNKNYKKPEIGVFKINISANNEIQAFEGNNSEWIEIEIPGIKTAVSNIDGYIQEISIPWNSIGGKPDSDSRIGFSMELIEKGNASYFEMISTTQANSPYTWLRLKI comes from the coding sequence ATGAAATATCTACAAAAATCAATAATAATTATGTACGGTATTTGTGTTCTCAGTTGTTCTGCGGATCAATCTCTTGAGTCAGATAATCCTATTGATCCTGAAAATCCTTATTCAGAAATCGAAACAGAAGATCCTGTTCCCGGAATTAGAATTGCGTGGGATTATACTACACAAACACAAATATCTAAAGAGAATGAACTGAGTTACAACGGTTATGCAAGACTTATTCAATTAAGTGATGAGTCGCTGCTCGTAACTTATGAATCTAATGGAAATGTGTTAGTAAAAAGGAGCAATGATCTTGGTAGTTCTTGGTCAGAAGCTATATATGTAGCTACTTATAACGAAGGGGTTAATATGGCAACACCAGATCTTCTACTACTGGAAAATGGGAATGTTTTACTGTGTTATAATCCCCGTCCTGGTGAAACTGCTGCCATTTCTAAGAGATTTTTGATTAAAACAATCTTAAGTACAGATGGTGGAATGACTTGGGATGATGATCAAATAGTTTATGAGGGAGATACCAAATTTGAAAATGGTGTTTGGGAACCCACTTTATTACAATTACCCAGTGGAGAAATCCAGTTATTATTTTCAAATGAAAATATTTATCAAAGTACTAATGAGCAAAATATTTCTGTGCTAAGATCTACAGATAACGGAATTACGTGGACCAAAGAACCCGAAATCGCCAGCTTTAGAAGTGGAAGTCGGGATGGTATGCCTTCTCCTATTTATCTTCAAAATAAAAATGAAATTGTTTATTCTATAGAAGATAATGGTAGTAATAATGAATTTAAACCTTACATTATTAGAAATTCAATTTCTGAGAATTGGTCTCAAATCGTTGGAGGAAATAGTGAAAATAGAAGTTATGCATTAAAGGAGCCCATTGAAGATTCTGAACACGCAGGAGCTCCATATCTAGCACAATTGCTTACCAGTGAAACCCTTCTTTCTTATCAAGGAACTGAAAATAGAAACGGAAATAGTCTTAATAATGCTGAAATGAGAGTGGCAATTGGGGATGATAGTGTCAAAAATTTTGATAGAATTACAACTCCATTTATTATTCCTGAAAATTCTTCTTCTCTATGGAATAGCATTGCCGTACTTAAAGATAACTCAGTTGTCGCTTCAACGACTACGAATGCTTTTTCAAGCACTAAAAGCGCTGAAGTATGGATGATTAAAGGTTTTATCATTCCCGAATTAGAAGTTGAAAATGCATCCGTTTTAATAGATGGTGAAATTTTAGAAGATGTATGGTTATATGATTTTCCTATTTTAATTGCTCATAAAGGGGAAACCCAATTGAAGGCTAATATTTTGAGTGATGCTAATTATTTGTATGTTATCACAAAAGTTTTAGATAAGGTTATTTCGAGTACATCGGCAAATATTAATAATAATGACGGAAGTATTATTTATTTGGATCCTTTAAATAAGAATTATAAGAAACCAGAGATTGGTGTATTTAAAATAAATATTTCTGCTAATAATGAAATTCAAGCTTTCGAAGGGAATAATTCAGAATGGATAGAAATCGAAATACCTGGAATAAAAACTGCTGTAAGTAACATTGATGGATACATTCAGGAAATATCCATTCCGTGGAATTCTATTGGTGGGAAGCCTGATTCAGATTCCAGAATTGGTTTCAGTATGGAACTTATTGAAAAAGGAAATGCAAGTTATTTTGAAATGATTTCTACAACACAAGCAAATTCGCCATATACATGGTTAAGACTAAAAATATAA
- a CDS encoding glycoside hydrolase family 43 protein, with protein sequence MKKIYNLSLLLLLASVTTFAQSGKFTNPILSSGADPYSTFYDGYYYYTNTLQNRLVLWKTKNLANIKDAESKTIWIPPEDTMYSKNIWAPEFHIIDGKWYVYFAADDGDNKNHRMYVLENKSKDPFKGEWKFKGKIAANPDRWAIDGNIFKYKDELYMVWSGWEGDINGQQNIYIAKMKNPITIEGNRVLISEPSYIWEKQGDLDDEINPPHVNVNEGPQYLEHNGKIFIVFSANGCWTDYYSLGMLSFTGDDLLDPASWEKHSKPIFTKSEENLVYAPGHNSFFKSPDGTEDWILYHANSNPGDGCGGKRSPRMQKINWNKDGTPNFGIPVSEETILKIPSQK encoded by the coding sequence ATGAAAAAAATCTATAATCTTAGCTTGCTACTTTTGCTCGCAAGCGTCACTACTTTTGCACAGTCGGGCAAATTCACAAATCCAATTTTAAGTTCTGGAGCAGATCCATACAGTACTTTTTATGATGGTTACTATTATTATACAAATACGCTTCAGAACAGATTAGTGCTTTGGAAAACAAAAAATTTAGCGAATATAAAAGACGCTGAAAGTAAAACAATTTGGATTCCACCCGAAGATACAATGTATTCCAAAAATATTTGGGCTCCTGAGTTTCATATAATAGATGGTAAATGGTATGTATACTTTGCTGCGGATGATGGGGATAATAAGAATCATCGTATGTATGTTCTGGAAAATAAATCTAAGGATCCATTTAAAGGTGAATGGAAGTTTAAAGGGAAAATTGCTGCTAATCCTGACCGTTGGGCGATTGACGGAAATATTTTTAAATATAAAGATGAACTTTATATGGTTTGGTCAGGATGGGAAGGTGACATAAACGGCCAACAGAATATTTACATTGCTAAAATGAAAAATCCTATAACAATAGAAGGTAATAGAGTTTTAATCTCAGAACCTTCATACATTTGGGAGAAGCAGGGTGATCTAGATGATGAAATAAATCCACCACATGTTAATGTAAATGAAGGTCCCCAATATCTAGAACATAATGGAAAAATATTTATTGTTTTTTCTGCAAATGGTTGTTGGACAGATTATTATTCTCTAGGGATGTTGAGTTTTACAGGTGATGATCTTTTGGACCCAGCTTCATGGGAAAAACACTCGAAGCCTATTTTTACCAAATCTGAAGAAAATTTGGTCTATGCACCTGGACATAATTCCTTTTTTAAATCTCCGGATGGAACAGAGGACTGGATATTGTATCATGCAAATTCTAATCCTGGAGATGGTTGTGGAGGAAAGAGATCTCCAAGAATGCAAAAAATAAATTGGAATAAAGATGGAACTCCAAATTTTGGAATTCCAGTATCTGAAGAAACTATTTTAAAAATACCGTCACAAAAATAA
- a CDS encoding glycoside hydrolase family 2 TIM barrel-domain containing protein, producing the protein MKKTLYTLIVLVLFFGSLSAQDRWSRKKAKDWYEKQDWLTGANFIPSTAINQLEMWQENTFDPKTIDKELGFAEGIGFNIMRVYLHSLVYKADKEGFKSRIKEYLEIADSHNIQTIFVLFDDVWDASPKIGKQPDPKPGTHNSGWVQDPGYPQSVDMSNSRDLEVYVKDILSTFGNDIRILFWDLYNEPGNNDKGNESMALLENVFKWAREVNPSQPISAGLWKWSLKDLNTFQALHSDIITYHCYDEPQNHNRIIELLKTHGRPMICTEYMARTRNNTFANTLTLLHKKNIGAINWGLVKGKTNTIYAWNTPIESGEEPIEWFHDIFRKDGTPYRQDEVNLIKKLNSELK; encoded by the coding sequence ATGAAAAAAACATTATATACTTTAATAGTCTTAGTATTATTTTTTGGGAGTTTAAGCGCTCAAGATCGATGGAGTAGGAAAAAGGCGAAGGACTGGTACGAAAAGCAAGATTGGCTAACAGGTGCTAATTTTATTCCGAGTACTGCTATCAATCAATTAGAGATGTGGCAGGAAAATACTTTTGATCCTAAAACAATTGATAAAGAACTTGGTTTTGCTGAAGGTATTGGCTTTAATATTATGCGTGTATATCTTCATAGTTTGGTATATAAAGCTGATAAGGAAGGATTCAAATCACGAATTAAAGAATACCTAGAAATAGCTGATTCTCATAATATTCAGACTATTTTTGTTTTATTTGATGATGTATGGGATGCCAGCCCTAAAATCGGAAAACAACCTGATCCAAAGCCAGGTACACACAACTCCGGATGGGTTCAGGATCCAGGATATCCTCAATCTGTAGATATGTCAAATTCAAGAGATCTAGAGGTATACGTAAAAGATATTCTCTCTACGTTCGGAAATGATATTCGAATTTTGTTTTGGGATCTTTATAATGAACCAGGGAATAATGATAAGGGAAATGAATCTATGGCACTTTTAGAAAATGTGTTCAAATGGGCTCGTGAAGTAAATCCTTCTCAGCCTATATCTGCAGGATTGTGGAAGTGGAGCCTTAAAGATCTTAATACTTTCCAAGCATTACATTCAGATATTATCACTTATCACTGTTATGATGAACCACAAAATCATAATAGAATTATTGAGCTTTTAAAAACTCATGGTCGCCCAATGATTTGTACAGAATATATGGCACGTACAAGAAATAATACTTTTGCCAATACCCTAACTTTACTTCATAAAAAAAATATTGGAGCAATTAACTGGGGGTTAGTAAAAGGGAAAACAAATACTATCTATGCATGGAATACTCCTATTGAATCTGGTGAAGAGCCGATAGAGTGGTTTCATGATATTTTTAGAAAAGACGGAACACCTTATCGTCAAGATGAAGTAAATCTTATTAAAAAACTGAATTCAGAACTTAAATAA
- a CDS encoding aldose epimerase family protein: MKHLKITNILVVLFIFTLNSCKDSLAKKGKSVKIKTEKQSFNKETYLNSKEFDTLIDGKQVKLYWIETDSMKAAFTNYGGRIVGLWVPDVNGKMIDVITGMGNVKAYANSTEPYFGATIGRVGNRIAKGKFQIDGKQYTIPLNNGENSLHGGKKGFQYVVWNVEQPDAKTLKLNYTSPDMEEGFPGDLEVQVTYSITDMQSLKMEYHAVTNKETPVNLTNHAFFNLNGEGSGTILNHRVRFFADKFTPVDEGLIPFGQHKEVKGTPFDFTDFHTIGERIKFENEQLQFGKGYDHNFVLNGTKGRGMDHAATIIGDESGIIMDVYTQEPGIQFYSGNFMEGKNRFKSGVKDKYRTAFALETQHFPDAPNQKSFPSIILNPKDEYHTVSLYQFSVENNKN; encoded by the coding sequence ATGAAACATTTAAAAATCACTAATATTCTTGTTGTTCTTTTTATTTTTACGTTGAACTCGTGTAAGGATAGTTTAGCAAAAAAGGGAAAATCTGTGAAAATTAAAACAGAAAAACAAAGTTTCAATAAAGAAACTTATTTAAATTCCAAAGAGTTTGACACTCTAATAGATGGTAAACAGGTTAAATTATATTGGATCGAAACTGATAGTATGAAAGCAGCTTTCACGAACTATGGAGGGCGAATTGTTGGTTTATGGGTTCCAGATGTAAATGGTAAAATGATAGATGTGATAACTGGAATGGGTAATGTGAAAGCTTATGCAAATTCAACCGAACCCTATTTCGGTGCAACCATCGGTCGAGTAGGGAACAGAATTGCCAAAGGTAAATTTCAAATTGATGGCAAGCAGTATACTATTCCTTTAAATAATGGAGAAAACAGTTTGCACGGTGGTAAAAAAGGTTTTCAATATGTGGTTTGGAATGTAGAGCAACCAGATGCAAAAACACTGAAATTAAACTATACTTCACCCGATATGGAAGAAGGTTTCCCAGGGGATTTGGAAGTGCAAGTAACTTATTCTATTACGGATATGCAATCGTTAAAAATGGAATATCATGCTGTTACTAATAAGGAAACACCAGTAAACCTTACCAATCATGCTTTTTTCAATTTGAATGGTGAAGGTAGCGGGACTATTTTAAATCATCGAGTTAGGTTTTTTGCAGATAAATTTACACCGGTGGATGAAGGACTTATACCGTTTGGACAGCATAAGGAAGTTAAAGGGACTCCATTCGATTTTACTGATTTCCATACTATAGGTGAAAGAATAAAATTTGAAAATGAACAGTTACAATTCGGAAAGGGTTATGATCATAATTTTGTATTGAATGGAACTAAAGGAAGAGGCATGGATCATGCAGCGACCATAATTGGAGATGAATCAGGTATTATAATGGATGTATACACACAAGAACCTGGAATTCAATTTTACAGTGGAAACTTTATGGAGGGGAAAAACAGATTCAAATCAGGTGTTAAAGATAAATATAGAACAGCATTTGCTTTAGAAACACAGCATTTTCCAGATGCTCCAAATCAGAAGAGTTTTCCTTCAATTATTCTCAATCCTAAAGATGAATACCATACGGTTTCTTTATATCAATTTTCTGTGGAAAACAATAAAAATTAA
- a CDS encoding glycoside hydrolase family 43 protein, with amino-acid sequence MIRLSKILFGLQFIFCLLGCQDYQEKLSTKLEVQNENKFYTNPVVKRDFPDPTVIKAENGTYYAYATNTKIDGIQINIQILKSYDLLQWKTLPDALPEKPIWADKDFWAPHVVYNENTRKYYLFYSGESKGQNIGKCLGVAVSDSPEGPFKDKGEPLLCGEGFKNIDPMVYCDRTSGRNYLYWGSGFESIKVQELSDNFLSFKEGSRPKNLIFPISEDNSENYENLVEGAWLQKHLNFYYLYYSGDNCCGENAHYAVMVARSESPTGPFEKFKNNNGKPYILSNNDHWRAPGHNSVITDEEGQDWIMYHAIDLQDSEKGRFFLMDKIYYKNGWPIIGNGTPSILKIDIPKT; translated from the coding sequence ATGATTAGGTTATCTAAAATATTATTTGGTTTACAATTTATTTTTTGCTTGTTAGGCTGTCAGGATTATCAAGAGAAATTATCAACAAAACTGGAAGTTCAAAATGAAAATAAATTTTATACAAATCCAGTTGTAAAGAGGGATTTCCCAGATCCTACAGTTATTAAAGCTGAAAATGGAACATATTATGCATATGCTACTAATACTAAAATTGATGGGATTCAAATAAATATTCAAATCTTAAAATCATATGATCTTTTACAGTGGAAAACGTTACCAGATGCGCTTCCTGAAAAACCCATATGGGCGGATAAAGATTTTTGGGCACCACATGTAGTTTATAATGAAAACACACGAAAATATTACCTTTTCTATTCTGGGGAATCTAAAGGTCAAAATATTGGGAAATGTTTAGGAGTAGCTGTTTCGGATTCTCCTGAAGGTCCATTCAAAGATAAAGGAGAACCACTGTTATGTGGGGAAGGTTTTAAAAATATAGATCCAATGGTTTATTGTGATAGGACTTCTGGTAGAAATTATCTGTATTGGGGATCTGGATTTGAAAGTATAAAAGTTCAGGAACTTTCAGACAATTTTTTAAGTTTTAAAGAAGGTAGCAGACCTAAGAATTTGATTTTTCCTATATCTGAGGATAATTCTGAAAACTATGAGAATTTAGTGGAAGGTGCGTGGTTACAAAAGCATTTAAATTTCTATTATTTATATTATTCTGGCGATAATTGTTGTGGTGAAAACGCTCATTATGCAGTTATGGTAGCAAGATCAGAAAGTCCTACAGGACCATTTGAAAAGTTTAAGAATAATAATGGGAAGCCCTATATATTGAGCAACAATGATCACTGGCGTGCACCTGGTCATAATTCTGTAATAACAGATGAAGAAGGGCAAGACTGGATAATGTATCATGCGATTGACCTTCAAGATTCTGAGAAAGGGCGTTTTTTTTTGATGGATAAAATTTATTATAAAAATGGATGGCCTATAATTGGTAATGGAACACCTTCTATTTTAAAAATCGATATACCTAAAACATAA
- a CDS encoding glycoside hydrolase family 43 protein — MADPTIFKDNEIYYIYGTKGDPNINGEGFLVYSSNDLKRWEGPLGATDGFALKKGDAFGDQGFWAPQVFKYNSKYYIAYTANEHISIATSDNPLGPFTNNMKALDAPVKQIDPFIFFDKGKAYLYHVRLQNGNRIFVAEMNEDFKSIKPETLKECINAKENWENTEKVEWPVAEGPTVFKHNGLYYLLYSANDFRNPDYAVGYATSKEPIGPWEKSKDNPIISQSNTNYSGSGHGDVFYDKNGNMNYVLHTHYSEENVQPRKTAILKLYFKGKQLMVDENSFNWVE; from the coding sequence TTGGCAGATCCGACGATTTTTAAAGATAACGAAATATACTATATATATGGAACAAAAGGTGATCCCAATATTAATGGTGAAGGTTTTCTGGTATACTCATCAAATGATTTAAAGCGATGGGAAGGACCTTTAGGAGCCACAGATGGGTTTGCCTTAAAGAAAGGTGATGCTTTTGGAGATCAAGGCTTCTGGGCACCACAGGTCTTTAAATATAATTCAAAATATTACATTGCTTATACAGCTAATGAACATATTTCGATTGCTACTTCTGATAATCCTCTAGGACCATTTACTAATAATATGAAGGCTTTGGATGCTCCGGTGAAACAAATAGATCCGTTTATATTTTTTGATAAAGGGAAGGCTTATTTATATCATGTGCGTTTGCAGAATGGGAATAGAATCTTTGTAGCAGAAATGAATGAAGATTTTAAAAGCATTAAGCCTGAAACTTTAAAAGAATGTATTAATGCCAAAGAGAATTGGGAAAACACTGAAAAGGTGGAGTGGCCAGTAGCAGAAGGACCAACAGTTTTTAAACATAACGGACTTTATTACCTGCTTTATTCCGCAAATGATTTTAGAAACCCAGATTATGCAGTAGGATATGCTACTAGTAAAGAACCTATAGGACCTTGGGAGAAAAGCAAAGATAACCCAATAATTTCTCAATCTAATACGAATTACTCTGGGTCAGGACATGGAGATGTTTTTTACGATAAGAATGGAAATATGAATTATGTTCTACACACTCATTATTCAGAAGAAAATGTTCAGCCCCGTAAAACAGCTATTCTAAAACTTTATTTTAAAGGAAAACAATTAATGGTGGATGAAAATAGTTTTAATTGGGTTGAATAA
- a CDS encoding ATP-binding protein, with translation MIKRDLEKLIVNRFGKGKAILLIGPRQVGKTTLFNKLLEGKEHLFLNGDDPTVRKLLTNPNIEQLKNIIGNYKILFIDEAQRIENIGLTLKLITDQFKSVQLLVSGSSAFELNNQTQEPLTGRKWEYQLYPISWSEFEGDVGYLKAQQQLELRVVYGMYPDVINNFGDEKDVLKQLTDSYLYKDILSYGGIRKPEILEKLLRALAFQIGSEVSYNELAQLLGIDKKTVSNYIDLLCQAYVVFKLPSFSKNLRNEIKTNQKIYFYDTGVRNMIIGDLNSLEVRQDKGSLWENFLIAERLKHNAYTSSLAKGYFWRTVQQQEIDYVEEEAGIVTGIEIKWNPKSKVKIPKTFVNTYNTKVKVITNENFREFLKE, from the coding sequence ATGATAAAAAGAGACTTAGAAAAACTAATTGTTAATCGTTTTGGTAAAGGTAAAGCTATTCTTTTAATTGGTCCTCGCCAAGTAGGGAAAACGACTCTTTTTAATAAATTATTAGAGGGTAAAGAACATCTATTTCTTAATGGTGATGATCCAACGGTTAGAAAACTACTTACGAACCCTAATATAGAGCAGCTTAAAAATATTATAGGAAACTATAAAATTCTTTTTATTGACGAAGCACAGCGTATTGAAAATATTGGTTTAACATTAAAGTTAATTACAGATCAGTTTAAATCTGTACAACTATTGGTTAGTGGCTCGTCTGCTTTTGAACTCAATAATCAAACTCAAGAGCCTTTAACTGGAAGAAAATGGGAATATCAATTATATCCTATTTCGTGGTCTGAGTTTGAAGGTGACGTTGGTTATTTAAAAGCTCAGCAGCAATTAGAACTTCGAGTTGTATACGGAATGTATCCAGATGTTATCAATAATTTTGGAGATGAAAAAGATGTTCTAAAGCAATTAACAGATAGTTATCTTTACAAAGATATATTGAGCTATGGTGGTATTCGTAAACCTGAAATTTTAGAAAAGTTATTGCGAGCCTTAGCATTTCAAATAGGTAGTGAAGTGAGTTATAATGAACTGGCGCAATTACTAGGTATCGATAAAAAAACCGTGTCTAATTATATTGATTTGCTTTGTCAAGCCTATGTCGTTTTCAAATTACCTAGTTTCAGTAAAAACTTACGAAATGAAATAAAAACCAATCAAAAAATATATTTCTATGATACAGGTGTTAGAAACATGATTATTGGTGATTTAAATTCGTTAGAAGTGCGTCAGGATAAAGGCAGTCTTTGGGAAAACTTTTTAATTGCGGAACGATTAAAACACAACGCATATACTAGTTCATTAGCTAAAGGCTATTTCTGGCGAACCGTACAGCAACAAGAAATTGATTATGTAGAGGAAGAAGCAGGAATAGTTACTGGAATTGAAATAAAATGGAATCCAAAAAGTAAAGTTAAAATTCCTAAAACGTTTGTGAATACGTACAATACAAAAGTAAAGGTGATTACAAATGAGAATTTTAGGGAGTTCTTAAAAGAATAA
- a CDS encoding N-acetylmuramoyl-L-alanine amidase family protein, giving the protein MCFIFGQQKVIVIDVGHGGIDSGAIGVNGVSEKDVVLDVGLEILRLNKTVLDNKLDIYLTRYKDTLISLTNRSKLTKNLKADVFVSLHCNASNLPSKGIEVYVHNWNNQNTKKSIALSIAVLDESTQKLGFKKRGVKFANFQVLRETTFCPAILVELGFVTNLDEADYFLKSQNIRAMALAVLLGITNYLNTRL; this is encoded by the coding sequence ATGTGTTTCATTTTTGGGCAGCAGAAAGTAATTGTTATTGATGTTGGACACGGTGGAATTGATTCTGGAGCAATTGGTGTAAATGGAGTTTCTGAGAAAGATGTAGTGTTGGATGTTGGATTAGAAATTTTAAGATTGAATAAAACGGTTTTAGATAATAAATTGGATATTTATCTTACTAGATATAAAGACACTTTGATTTCTTTAACTAATAGAAGTAAATTAACTAAAAACTTAAAAGCAGACGTATTTGTTTCATTGCATTGTAATGCTTCTAATTTGCCTTCAAAAGGAATTGAGGTTTATGTACATAATTGGAATAACCAAAACACCAAAAAATCAATTGCTCTTAGTATAGCCGTTCTTGATGAAAGCACTCAAAAGTTAGGTTTTAAAAAGCGAGGTGTGAAATTTGCAAATTTTCAAGTGTTAAGGGAAACTACTTTTTGTCCTGCAATTCTTGTAGAATTAGGTTTTGTCACAAATTTGGATGAAGCGGATTATTTTTTGAAGTCTCAAAATATTAGAGCTATGGCATTGGCGGTTTTATTGGGAATTACTAATTATTTAAATACTAGATTATGA